DNA from Gammaproteobacteria bacterium:
CCGTCGCCGTCCACGAAGACCGAAAAGGTGCGACCGCGGCGCCGGGCCTGCTCGGCCGTCAGCTCGGCATCGCGCGACAACTTCTTCCACATGCGCTGTTGAATACGCATCTTGTTGTGCGCGTGGGACTTGGGAGTCTCTCGGGTCCGATTCCCGCCGATTGATTCCCGCCAATTGGGATCTCAGGTGCGAGCCCTCCGGCGGGCGTCCAGAGCCTTCCTGAGTTGTCCCGTGTTCGCGTGCTGATAGCAGATCAGCACCGTCTGCGGATTCTTCCACCCGCCAAGCTCGCAGAGCACCTTGAGGGGCTGGTCCATCAGGTCGCTGGCAAACTTTCGCCGCAGCGAGTGCCAGCCCCGGCCACGCTTCGGTTCGAGGCCCGCGAGGGTCTCGGCCCGATACCACCATCTCAGCGCCAGGTCGCGACCGGGACACTGCGAGGGGTGACCCGGCACAGGCAGCAGCGGACCGCTTCCGCTTCCGCCGCTCATCCTCCACGCCTCCTCCAACACTGCAATTGCCTCGTCGGTCAGCGGCGTGGTGTGTTCATAACCCGTCTTCTCGTGCTGCGCCCTCCACCTCACCATCCCGCCTTCGAAGTCGATGTCAGACCACCTGAGCTTGCGGATGGCCCCGATGCGGTGCCCGGTCTCGTGCGCGAGCACGAGGGCGACGTGGAATCGCCAATCGACCTCTTCGGACACTCCGAGAAGCGCCTGGTATTCCTCTTCCGTGAGAACGACCCGGGTGGGGTTCTTCTCCCTCGGCTTCTTGAGGCCCTTCAGCGGGTTGGAGTCGAGAAGCGGGCGGCCCTGCTCGTCCTTCGACCTCGCCGCCCAATTCAGCACCGCCATCAGGAACGTTAGGTCCCATTCGACGGTTCGGTTGCCCACCGGATTGCCGCTCGGTCCGACAAGGCCCGCCCGGCGCGCCCGGATGAAGCGGTCCCAGTCACGCTGCGAGAGCGTCTCGGGCCTTCGGTCCCGCCCGAGGAAGTCGAGGAACATCCCCGTCGCGACCCTGTCCCGACGCTGGACCCGCTCCGCCTTGGTGGGCGTCACCTCGTCACCGTAAATGTCAAAAAGCGTGCCCAGCGTGAGCGGCCCGGGCTCGGCCTCGGGCTTGCCGTTGGGCTCATGGACCGCGAAGCCTGCGGCGGCCTCATCGGCCTGCCTCTTAGCGCGCCTCCAGTCACGGTGTTTCAGCGACCGGGTGAGCCTTCGACCGTTCTCGCGCCACTCGATCTGGTAGAGGCCGGTCTTGGGATCCGGGAACACCCTCACCCGGTTCCGGCCCCATTCGCCGGCGCCGTAGCTCCGGCGGCTTCGTTTCGTGCGTGCCATCGTTCGATTCCTCCTCGAAGATGGACTGCACGATCTGCGCGCTCGAAACTTCGCGGAGACAAGCCACCTCCGCCAGCCGGTCGCTACCGGCGCGGGCCGGGACGCGTGCTCTACACCGGGGACAGCGCCCGCCATTCATGCCAGACCCACGCCCTTCGCGCAAGGAATCGATCTGCGCGAAATCGAAGAGCATTTGCACGCGCGTTCGTTATAGCGCGATGCACCGCTCTGCCACGCCATTGGCTGATCATTCAGCCATACGGACTCGGTCGCGAGGGCCCGGGACGGCACGCTGGAAGCGGCGAAAACAAAAGATAACTGGACATAAACTCTCCTCAGAACGGCGCCAGCACGCGCAGGTGCCATTTCCATTCGGGGTGATGTGCCCAGTCAACGCCGACGCGCGGCTTCCCGGGAACCCGGACTCCCTGCTCGTACCAAGGCGACACAGGGCGCGCCAGATCTGCGCGAAGGAATCCGTTCAGCAGGGAGATTCCGATCCCAAACGACTGCAGGCTGCTGCCATCCACCGACGCCCAGTCGTGGAAGGCCGAAACGGCGGCCAGGCTGACTCTGCGCTGGAACT
Protein-coding regions in this window:
- a CDS encoding tyrosine-type recombinase/integrase; its protein translation is MARTKRSRRSYGAGEWGRNRVRVFPDPKTGLYQIEWRENGRRLTRSLKHRDWRRAKRQADEAAAGFAVHEPNGKPEAEPGPLTLGTLFDIYGDEVTPTKAERVQRRDRVATGMFLDFLGRDRRPETLSQRDWDRFIRARRAGLVGPSGNPVGNRTVEWDLTFLMAVLNWAARSKDEQGRPLLDSNPLKGLKKPREKNPTRVVLTEEEYQALLGVSEEVDWRFHVALVLAHETGHRIGAIRKLRWSDIDFEGGMVRWRAQHEKTGYEHTTPLTDEAIAVLEEAWRMSGGSGSGPLLPVPGHPSQCPGRDLALRWWYRAETLAGLEPKRGRGWHSLRRKFASDLMDQPLKVLCELGGWKNPQTVLICYQHANTGQLRKALDARRRART